The following coding sequences are from one Paenibacillus tundrae window:
- a CDS encoding low molecular weight protein arginine phosphatase: MKHILFVCTGNTCRSPMAEGLLRKLASERGIQVEVRSAGVAATQGMPISRHAEAVLKDHRVEGPPHSTQLSAGLVGWADLILTLTRSHKQHVLQVFPDSVHKTYTLKEYVEDDEQVMNDLQELDSLFATLEMKRALGQEILATERERVIEIRQRIPSFDISDPFGGNRDDYNVTAAEIRTALDRLLDKLE, encoded by the coding sequence ATGAAACATATTTTGTTTGTATGTACAGGTAATACGTGCCGCAGCCCCATGGCAGAGGGGCTTTTGCGTAAGCTTGCTTCGGAGCGTGGCATTCAAGTCGAGGTGCGTTCAGCGGGCGTTGCCGCCACACAGGGAATGCCGATTTCGCGTCATGCCGAGGCGGTACTGAAGGATCACCGTGTTGAAGGGCCGCCACACTCGACACAACTGAGTGCAGGGCTTGTTGGTTGGGCTGATCTGATTCTTACACTGACTCGCAGTCATAAGCAGCATGTGCTGCAAGTTTTCCCGGACTCTGTCCACAAAACCTATACACTCAAAGAATACGTGGAAGATGACGAGCAAGTGATGAACGATCTGCAGGAGCTAGATAGCTTGTTCGCGACATTGGAGATGAAGCGTGCACTTGGTCAAGAAATATTAGCAACGGAGCGGGAACGTGTCATTGAGATCCGACAACGAATTCCAAGCTTCGACATCTCCGATCCGTTTGGCGGCAATCGAGATGATTACAACGTGACTGCTGCTGAGATTCGAACTGCACTTGATCGGCTTTTGGACAAGTTGGAATAA
- a CDS encoding manganese efflux pump MntP, whose product MWDISAHVGQLVTILIMAVALGFDAFSLGIGMGMKGIRLRDVLRISTITALFHIIMPLIGMYTGKYVSSLLGDITTYAAGGLLVLLGAHMILNAFREGETKLVNHRSLLGVTLFSLSVSIDSFSVGVSLGMFSSELILTVLAFGVCGGLMSMMGLLLGRRVSHNLGDYGEAVGGAILLAFGLLFIF is encoded by the coding sequence ATGTGGGATATATCTGCCCATGTAGGGCAGTTAGTAACCATTTTGATTATGGCTGTGGCTCTTGGTTTCGATGCCTTCTCGCTGGGAATCGGGATGGGGATGAAAGGCATTCGTCTACGGGATGTACTGCGGATCAGTACAATCACCGCCCTGTTCCATATCATCATGCCACTGATCGGTATGTACACGGGTAAGTATGTCAGCTCATTGCTTGGTGACATTACCACGTATGCGGCAGGTGGTTTGCTTGTTCTTTTGGGTGCGCATATGATTCTGAATGCCTTCCGTGAAGGAGAGACGAAGCTGGTGAATCACCGCTCACTGCTGGGTGTGACTTTATTTTCACTCAGTGTCAGCATAGATTCATTTTCCGTAGGGGTTTCTCTAGGGATGTTCAGTAGTGAACTGATCTTGACTGTGCTTGCTTTTGGCGTGTGCGGAGGCTTGATGTCGATGATGGGTCTGTTGCTTGGACGACGGGTGAGTCATAACCTGGGGGATTATGGTGAAGCTGTAGGTGGAGCGATTCTGCTCGCCTTTGGATTATTGTTTATCTTTTGA
- a CDS encoding L-threonylcarbamoyladenylate synthase, producing MEGESGLGVQVQGSVDKMVTRMWDVHVLLHTAGTDMHNANVGGDQVEHEPQESLSAGHGSVQAATSNDESNVKRESAYEQALADLQAAAACIRQGQTVAFPTETVYGLGADARSTAAVEAVFVAKGRPSDNPLIVHIAHRDQLDALVTEVNTTAEALMTAFWPGPLTLVLPVRPGAVSPRVTAGLDTVAVRMPDHPVALQLIAAAACPVAAPSANRSGRPSPTLAAHVREDLAGRIGGIVDGGPTGVGVESTVVQVGDDGTVTILRPGGITAEQLSAVAARVATNPALLAEGSAGEASPAPRSPGMKYTHYAPEGALCVVEGPPAAVAAWVSAALAEAAQRGERTAVLAFAEHAEQYRADAVFSLGDASELEEAARRLYAALRSCDEQGATYIVAEACSREGLGAAVMNRLLKAAGHRLIQVG from the coding sequence ATGGAAGGCGAATCGGGTCTGGGTGTACAGGTGCAGGGATCGGTGGATAAGATGGTTACTCGTATGTGGGATGTCCATGTGCTGCTTCATACCGCTGGTACGGACATGCATAATGCCAACGTTGGTGGCGATCAAGTGGAGCATGAACCACAGGAGAGCTTATCTGCTGGACACGGGTCTGTGCAGGCGGCTACATCGAATGATGAGTCTAATGTAAAAAGAGAGAGCGCCTATGAACAGGCGCTCGCTGACTTGCAGGCTGCCGCTGCCTGCATTCGTCAAGGTCAAACGGTAGCCTTTCCGACTGAGACGGTCTATGGTTTAGGGGCAGATGCCCGAAGCACAGCAGCGGTAGAAGCTGTGTTTGTAGCTAAAGGTCGCCCATCGGATAATCCTCTGATCGTGCATATTGCGCACAGAGACCAGTTGGATGCACTGGTAACCGAAGTGAATACTACGGCGGAAGCGCTGATGACGGCCTTCTGGCCGGGGCCACTGACGCTGGTGTTGCCGGTTAGACCGGGGGCGGTGTCTCCACGGGTCACCGCTGGGCTAGACACGGTGGCCGTGCGCATGCCGGATCACCCTGTGGCCTTGCAGTTAATAGCCGCGGCAGCATGCCCTGTGGCTGCGCCGAGCGCTAACCGCTCCGGACGGCCAAGCCCAACTCTCGCAGCACATGTGCGCGAGGATCTGGCTGGCCGCATCGGCGGCATCGTGGACGGCGGCCCCACCGGGGTGGGCGTCGAGTCCACGGTCGTGCAGGTCGGTGACGACGGTACCGTCACCATCCTGCGCCCTGGCGGCATCACAGCGGAACAATTGTCCGCTGTGGCCGCCCGTGTCGCCACGAACCCGGCGTTACTCGCCGAGGGGTCCGCTGGCGAAGCCAGCCCGGCGCCACGCTCGCCGGGCATGAAGTACACGCACTATGCGCCCGAAGGTGCGCTGTGCGTGGTGGAGGGGCCGCCCGCAGCGGTGGCGGCCTGGGTTAGCGCCGCCCTCGCAGAGGCGGCGCAGCGCGGAGAGCGCACCGCGGTGCTGGCGTTCGCCGAGCACGCGGAGCAGTACCGCGCCGATGCCGTATTCTCGCTGGGCGATGCCAGCGAGCTGGAAGAAGCAGCGCGCCGGCTATACGCCGCGCTGCGGAGCTGCGATGAGCAAGGCGCCACATATATTGTGGCTGAGGCCTGCTCGCGCGAAGGATTAGGTGCAGCCGTCATGAATCGGCTGCTCAAAGCGGCGGGTCACCGACTCATCCAGGTCGGTTAG
- the spoIIR gene encoding stage II sporulation protein R produces MSRRIVKQIGLILVCLMMIIMMWEGQKTDAAVAATAIPEQSIRLRILANSDSAGDQLVKREIRDAVVAQMDQWVTELANPQDLDEARGVIRQHLSEIEERVGEELASRGLDYDYQVELGVVPFPTKLYGGTVYPAGEYEAVRITLGEGSGQNWWCVLFPPLCFIDAGTGDAVTKTNTATAAASAGDVEASVQVGTPETRFFLWDMVVKFCGWVTGLFA; encoded by the coding sequence ATGAGTAGACGAATTGTGAAACAAATTGGACTTATTCTAGTATGTCTTATGATGATTATTATGATGTGGGAAGGTCAGAAAACGGATGCGGCTGTAGCTGCTACAGCAATTCCAGAACAATCAATACGGTTGCGTATTCTAGCTAATTCAGATTCGGCTGGAGATCAGTTGGTGAAACGGGAGATTCGTGATGCGGTGGTTGCTCAGATGGATCAATGGGTGACGGAGCTGGCGAATCCTCAGGACCTGGATGAAGCCCGTGGGGTGATTCGTCAGCATTTGTCTGAGATTGAAGAGCGAGTTGGAGAGGAGCTTGCCAGTCGTGGGCTGGATTATGACTACCAGGTTGAGCTGGGCGTGGTTCCTTTTCCGACCAAACTATATGGAGGTACGGTATATCCGGCTGGAGAATATGAAGCAGTGCGTATAACACTGGGAGAAGGTAGTGGTCAGAACTGGTGGTGTGTATTGTTTCCTCCATTATGCTTCATTGATGCGGGTACAGGAGATGCAGTTACGAAGACGAATACAGCTACAGCAGCTGCTTCTGCGGGAGATGTGGAGGCGTCCGTACAAGTGGGAACACCGGAAACGCGTTTCTTCCTCTGGGATATGGTTGTGAAATTTTGTGGCTGGGTAACGGGATTGTTTGCTTAA
- a CDS encoding FtsW/RodA/SpoVE family cell cycle protein, producing the protein MLRMLRKMDGIILFVLLLLMGISIAAVYSGTQTDSTLSNHHIKTLQFYIAGFIVVIGMGFINYKLIVKYAFYLYVIGNILLLLANFVGGSVNNANGWLKLGDTFSFQPAELFKMILILFLAHLLIKRKGRELGFWRDIVPIGWWTFIPFALVMIQNDLGNALGYVVILAAVLWIGNIKLKHALIGIAIIGVAFFGFVKSYVTYHEEIFAFLEKVDREHWAERIDPWLVPEKATAKATWHTKNAGLAIGSGGIIGKGYLQGTSVQSGRVPYTYSDSIFVVIAEEFGFVGGAVLLLLYFVLIHRMVLIALECKDRAGPVIIIGIIGMLLYQVFENIGAFLGLMPLTGITLPFISYGGTSLLINMACIAIAMSIKLYGPEDEDIIVSEEQPPSLPARVRSWVSGLDVLNKIKNKNKEKEQDQVEM; encoded by the coding sequence ATGTTGAGAATGTTGAGGAAGATGGATGGAATCATACTATTTGTACTGCTGTTGCTTATGGGAATAAGCATAGCTGCCGTATATAGCGGGACGCAGACCGATTCTACATTGAGCAACCATCATATCAAAACCTTACAATTTTACATTGCCGGATTCATTGTCGTGATTGGAATGGGGTTTATCAATTATAAGCTCATTGTGAAATATGCTTTTTATCTGTATGTCATCGGAAATATTTTGCTTCTCCTTGCCAATTTCGTAGGTGGCTCGGTCAACAATGCCAATGGCTGGCTAAAGCTAGGGGATACTTTCTCATTTCAACCTGCGGAACTGTTTAAAATGATCTTAATTTTATTTCTCGCCCATTTGCTAATTAAGCGAAAAGGAAGAGAACTCGGATTTTGGAGAGACATCGTGCCGATTGGGTGGTGGACCTTTATTCCCTTTGCACTTGTTATGATACAGAATGACCTGGGGAATGCCTTGGGGTATGTTGTTATTTTGGCAGCGGTGCTCTGGATTGGTAATATTAAGCTGAAACATGCCTTGATTGGTATTGCCATTATTGGTGTGGCTTTTTTTGGCTTCGTTAAATCATATGTCACGTATCATGAAGAAATTTTCGCTTTTCTGGAGAAGGTAGATCGAGAGCATTGGGCAGAGCGGATTGATCCTTGGCTTGTACCAGAGAAAGCGACTGCCAAAGCAACCTGGCATACCAAAAATGCAGGTCTAGCTATAGGATCAGGCGGCATCATTGGAAAAGGGTACTTGCAAGGTACATCGGTGCAAAGCGGGCGTGTGCCTTATACGTATTCGGATTCTATTTTCGTCGTGATTGCCGAAGAGTTTGGCTTTGTGGGCGGTGCAGTGCTGCTATTGCTTTATTTTGTCCTAATCCATCGGATGGTGCTTATTGCACTGGAATGTAAAGACCGAGCCGGACCAGTGATTATTATTGGAATTATAGGGATGTTGCTGTATCAGGTATTTGAGAATATTGGTGCCTTTCTGGGGTTGATGCCGCTCACAGGGATTACTTTACCGTTTATTAGCTACGGAGGAACGTCACTGCTTATCAATATGGCTTGCATTGCGATTGCCATGAGCATCAAGCTGTATGGTCCTGAGGATGAAGATATTATCGTGTCAGAGGAGCAGCCACCGAGTTTGCCAGCAAGAGTACGGAGTTGGGTGAGTGGGCTGGATGTGCTGAACAAAATCAAGAACAAGAACAAGGAAAAGGAACAGGATCAAGTAGAGATGTAA
- a CDS encoding FtsW/RodA/SpoVE family cell cycle protein — protein sequence MLHKFKKIDYNIVFILVILMVISILSIYSTTFGRPRWESYPQRAGIFYIIGFIVFFGMSMINYKVIIKNYLYIYGGGLLLLVIVNFFGVTYYGAQGWLSIFGLSLQPAELFKLCLIVFLSALLSRKKNRPLLFGRDVIPIALCVLPPLVLVLLQNDLGNALSYVVILVGLLWIGNVKFSHALIGFIIAVAAFIAGTQAYVHYHDQITKFLQDIGRAHWADRFDPWLVPDQTSRDVLWQTYNAKLAIGSGGISGKGYLEGTTIQSNRVPLAYADSIFVQIGEEFGFVGASVLLLLYFILIHRLVLIALECKDRAGPYLIVGIISMLLYQIFVNIGPFIGLMPLTGITLPFISFGGTSLVLNMLSMGVVMSIKVHTEENEDILGSSEQLSITELIMKLFKRKPSQQEQS from the coding sequence ATGCTGCATAAATTCAAAAAAATTGACTACAACATCGTATTTATATTAGTTATCTTGATGGTTATCAGTATTTTATCCATTTATAGCACCACGTTTGGTCGTCCGAGGTGGGAATCCTATCCTCAGCGGGCTGGGATATTCTATATTATAGGGTTCATCGTATTCTTCGGAATGTCCATGATTAACTATAAAGTGATTATCAAAAACTATTTATACATTTACGGTGGCGGTCTACTGCTGCTCGTTATCGTTAACTTTTTTGGTGTGACCTATTACGGAGCACAGGGCTGGTTGTCCATCTTCGGTCTAAGTTTGCAACCGGCAGAGTTATTTAAGCTGTGTTTGATTGTCTTTTTGTCTGCCTTACTGTCACGAAAGAAGAACAGACCTTTGTTATTTGGGCGGGATGTCATCCCGATTGCTCTCTGTGTTCTGCCTCCATTGGTACTCGTTTTGTTGCAAAACGACTTGGGGAATGCGCTCAGTTACGTCGTGATTCTTGTTGGATTACTGTGGATTGGTAATGTGAAGTTCAGCCACGCCTTGATTGGTTTTATCATCGCTGTTGCTGCTTTTATCGCGGGTACGCAGGCATACGTTCACTATCACGATCAGATCACCAAATTCCTTCAGGACATCGGGCGTGCCCACTGGGCAGATCGTTTCGATCCTTGGCTTGTGCCAGATCAGACCTCCCGAGATGTTCTATGGCAGACGTATAATGCTAAGCTGGCGATTGGCTCTGGAGGCATTAGTGGTAAAGGATATTTGGAAGGGACAACGATTCAATCCAACCGGGTACCGCTGGCGTATGCCGACTCCATTTTTGTTCAGATCGGGGAAGAGTTCGGTTTTGTAGGCGCTTCGGTGCTGCTACTGCTCTACTTTATTCTGATTCATAGGCTGGTATTAATCGCATTGGAGTGTAAGGATCGAGCCGGGCCGTATCTGATTGTTGGTATCATATCGATGTTACTCTATCAGATTTTTGTTAACATTGGTCCGTTTATTGGTCTGATGCCACTGACGGGGATTACGCTGCCGTTCATTAGTTTCGGGGGTACCTCTCTTGTGCTCAACATGCTGAGTATGGGTGTTGTCATGAGTATCAAGGTGCACACGGAGGAGAACGAAGATATCCTGGGCTCATCAGAGCAACTTAGCATTACGGAACTGATTATGAAATTGTTTAAACGCAAACCGTCACAACAAGAACAATCCTAA
- the prmC gene encoding peptide chain release factor N(5)-glutamine methyltransferase gives MTQGQSCREAFVEASSFLEKCGVYEPHNNARLLLEHVLGVYGAQYYMMQPEPFPSELRSRWEDAVTRKAAGEPAQYIIGSQEFYGLPFEVTPAVLIPRPETELLVEAVLREADRVFASGDAVHAVDIGTGSGAIAVTMATLRPQWQVGAGDISAAALQVAARNAATNGVQIDFREGDLLAPFAGARVDILVSNPPYIPAADIAGLQPEVRDHEPRTALDGGPDGLAPYRVMLEQLTLLPAPPQIVGFELGQGQARDIAALLESAGHWPEIIIVPDLAGIERHVLGVRTSEQVT, from the coding sequence ATGACGCAGGGACAGAGCTGTCGGGAAGCCTTCGTAGAGGCTTCCTCTTTTTTGGAGAAGTGCGGCGTGTACGAGCCGCACAATAACGCCCGGCTGCTGCTGGAACATGTACTTGGCGTCTATGGCGCCCAGTACTATATGATGCAGCCGGAGCCTTTCCCAAGCGAGCTTCGCAGCCGCTGGGAGGACGCCGTCACGCGCAAGGCTGCGGGTGAGCCGGCGCAATACATTATCGGCAGCCAGGAGTTCTACGGGCTGCCGTTCGAGGTCACGCCGGCCGTGCTGATCCCGCGGCCGGAGACCGAGCTGTTGGTCGAGGCTGTGCTGCGCGAGGCCGACCGCGTGTTTGCGAGCGGCGATGCAGTGCACGCCGTCGACATTGGCACGGGCAGCGGTGCCATCGCGGTGACGATGGCTACGCTTCGCCCGCAGTGGCAGGTGGGCGCCGGGGATATCTCGGCGGCCGCCCTGCAAGTAGCCGCGCGGAACGCGGCTACGAACGGCGTACAGATCGACTTCCGTGAAGGCGATCTGCTCGCTCCGTTCGCTGGGGCACGGGTGGACATCCTGGTGTCCAACCCGCCCTATATCCCGGCGGCAGATATCGCCGGGTTACAGCCTGAGGTGCGCGATCATGAGCCGCGCACTGCCTTGGACGGCGGCCCGGATGGGCTTGCGCCGTACCGGGTGATGCTGGAGCAGCTTACGCTGTTGCCAGCGCCGCCGCAAATTGTTGGTTTTGAACTGGGGCAGGGCCAGGCGCGTGACATTGCTGCCTTGCTGGAATCTGCCGGACATTGGCCGGAGATTATCATCGTACCCGACCTTGCTGGAATCGAGCGGCATGTACTAGGTGTTCGTACTTCGGAACAGGTGACATAA
- the prfA gene encoding peptide chain release factor 1, whose translation MLDKLQALADRYDKLSELLCDPDVASDNKKLREYSKEQSDLQPTYDAYNEYKQVSEDLDAAKEMQGEKLDDEMREMVKMEIEELSTRQKELEELIRVLMLPKDPNDDKNVIVEIRGAAGGDEAALFAADLYRMYTRYADAQGWRVELMDVNTNDLGGFKEVVFMINGRGAYSKMKYESGAHRVQRIPTTESGGRIHTSTSTVAVMPEAEDFDIEIHDKDIRVDTFCSSGAGGQSVNTTKSAVRVTHVPTGIVATCQDGKSQNSNKEKALQVLRTRIFDMKRMEEEAKISVERKSKVGTGDRSERIRTYNFPQSRVTDHRIGLTMHKLDQIMNGEIEDILSALTIAQQTEMMDRGE comes from the coding sequence ATGTTGGATAAATTACAGGCTTTGGCCGACCGTTACGACAAGCTCAGCGAGCTGTTGTGTGACCCGGATGTAGCAAGTGATAACAAGAAGCTGCGCGAGTATTCTAAGGAACAATCCGATCTGCAACCAACGTACGATGCGTACAATGAATACAAACAAGTAAGTGAAGATCTCGATGCTGCGAAGGAAATGCAAGGCGAGAAGTTAGATGATGAGATGCGTGAAATGGTCAAAATGGAAATTGAAGAGCTGAGCACGCGCCAGAAAGAATTGGAAGAACTGATTCGTGTGCTTATGTTGCCGAAAGATCCAAATGACGACAAAAACGTTATTGTGGAGATTCGCGGAGCGGCTGGTGGAGATGAAGCGGCATTGTTTGCAGCGGATCTATACCGGATGTATACGCGCTATGCAGATGCACAAGGCTGGCGTGTTGAGCTGATGGACGTGAACACGAACGATCTCGGCGGATTCAAAGAGGTTGTCTTCATGATTAACGGACGCGGCGCTTACAGCAAAATGAAATACGAGAGCGGTGCACACCGTGTGCAACGTATTCCAACAACAGAATCCGGCGGACGTATTCATACGTCGACGTCAACGGTTGCGGTTATGCCGGAAGCGGAAGATTTTGATATTGAAATTCATGACAAAGACATCCGTGTAGATACGTTCTGTTCCAGTGGTGCCGGTGGACAATCGGTTAATACAACGAAATCCGCTGTACGTGTAACACACGTGCCAACGGGTATTGTAGCAACGTGTCAGGATGGTAAATCCCAGAACTCCAACAAAGAAAAAGCGTTGCAGGTTCTGCGTACACGGATCTTCGATATGAAACGTATGGAAGAAGAAGCGAAAATTTCGGTTGAACGGAAGAGCAAAGTGGGAACAGGTGACCGTAGTGAACGGATTCGTACGTACAACTTCCCGCAAAGCCGTGTAACGGATCACCGTATTGGTCTGACTATGCACAAGCTGGATCAGATTATGAACGGAGAGATTGAAGATATCTTGTCTGCACTGACCATTGCTCAGCAGACTGAGATGATGGATAGAGGAGAATAA
- a CDS encoding VOC family protein gives MSQDIWINLPVKDVEKSTRFYNEIGFHAANVGHERAKLTIGQTTILLFPNATFEKFTGSQIADTSHSAEVIFSISAESREEVDAFIQKVESAGGSVFGKPSETDGWMYGAGFADLDGHRWNLLYMDESQMPKRQ, from the coding sequence ATGTCACAGGATATTTGGATTAACCTGCCGGTCAAAGACGTTGAGAAGTCGACGCGCTTTTACAATGAGATTGGATTCCATGCGGCGAACGTTGGTCACGAAAGAGCCAAGCTTACTATAGGTCAAACGACGATTCTGCTGTTCCCGAATGCGACGTTTGAGAAATTTACAGGTTCCCAAATTGCTGATACTTCCCATAGCGCAGAAGTGATATTCTCTATTAGTGCGGAGAGCCGGGAAGAAGTAGATGCCTTTATCCAAAAAGTAGAGAGCGCTGGAGGCAGCGTCTTTGGTAAGCCCAGTGAAACTGACGGCTGGATGTACGGTGCAGGCTTTGCCGATCTGGATGGTCACCGTTGGAACCTGCTATATATGGACGAGAGTCAGATGCCAAAACGCCAATAG